One region of Glycine max cultivar Williams 82 chromosome 9, Glycine_max_v4.0, whole genome shotgun sequence genomic DNA includes:
- the LOC100797364 gene encoding heavy metal-associated isoprenylated plant protein 47, producing MKQKIVLQMQLHSDKSRSKALKIAAQEIGVSSVALEGDNKDKLVVTGDVDAVCLGRVLRKKFRCVTLVSVEEVKKKEEKQCINEDNKVCCYYPPYCAPPPCGPSPYCYKVVYDSCDNSCSIM from the exons ATGAAG CAAAAGATAGTCCTTCAAATGCAACTGCACAGTGACAAAAGCAGAAGCAAGGCCCTCAAGATTGCAGCTCAAGAAATAG GTGTGAGCTCAGTGGCATTGGAAGGGGATAATAAAGACAAATTGGTGGTGACTGGAGATGTGGATGCAGTGTGCTTGGGTCGGGTTTTGAGGAAGAAGTTTCGGTGTGTCACCCTTGTAAGTGTggaagaagtgaagaaaaaggaagaaaaacaatGCATAAATGAAGACAACAAAGTGTGTTGTTATTATCCACCGTACTGTGCTCCTCCACCTTGTGGTCCTTCTCCCTATTGCTACAAAGTTGTTTATGATTCATGCGACAATAGTTGCTCTATCATGTGA
- the LOC100817981 gene encoding heavy metal-associated isoprenylated plant protein 16 isoform X3 — MKQKIVIKLQMDCDKCRNKALKIAAEVRGVTTVSLEGDDNDRVAVSGVNVDMVCLANQLKKKFSSVTILTVVDLVKEEEAKKKKDEEEKKKKEEAEKKRKEEEERLKKMLRSVLCKKCKSSSCHGHV, encoded by the exons ATGAAG CAAAAAATAGTTATCAAGCTGCAAATGGACTGCGACAAATGCAGAAACAAAGCCCTAAAAATTGCAGCAGAAGTACGAG GTGTAACTACGGTGTCCCTGGAAGGGGACGACAATGATCGCGTGGCGGTGAGCGGTGTGAATGTGGACATGGTTTGCTTGGCCAACCAGCTGAAGAAGAAGTTCAGCTCCGTGACGATTCTCACCGTGGTAGACCTAGTTAAAGAGGAGGaggcgaagaagaagaaggacgaggaggagaagaagaagaaggaagaggccgagaagaagaggaaggaagaggaagaaaggttgaagaagatgctgCGTTCTGTTCTTTGCAAAAAGTGTAAAAGCTCCAGTTGCCATG GACATGTATGA
- the LOC100817981 gene encoding uncharacterized protein isoform X1: protein MHTGPFEFVSNYCKSKKWPFPYLQLSKHEGVTTVSLEGDDNDRVAVSGVNVDMVCLANQLKKKFSSVTILTVVDLVKEEEAKKKKDEEEKKKKEEAEKKRKEEEERLKKMLRSVLCKKCKSSSCHGKCDTACCTKCESIHCGGDCFIVCVNCDSPKCEGDCKPCINCLSSKCECECEPCPKPPSPCPKWCNCHKCYVPYQQPCYYPYPPQVVCYDTCPDSPCSIM, encoded by the exons ATGCACACCGGTCCCTTTGAGTTTGTTTCCAATTATTGCAAGAGCAAGAAGTGGCCTTTTCCTTACCTTCAATTAAGCAAACATGAAG GTGTAACTACGGTGTCCCTGGAAGGGGACGACAATGATCGCGTGGCGGTGAGCGGTGTGAATGTGGACATGGTTTGCTTGGCCAACCAGCTGAAGAAGAAGTTCAGCTCCGTGACGATTCTCACCGTGGTAGACCTAGTTAAAGAGGAGGaggcgaagaagaagaaggacgaggaggagaagaagaagaaggaagaggccgagaagaagaggaaggaagaggaagaaaggttgaagaagatgctgCGTTCTGTTCTTTGCAAAAAGTGTAAAAGCTCCAGTTGCCATGGTAAGTGTGACACTGCATGCTGCACAAAGTGTGAAAGCATCCACTGTGGTGGAGACTGTTTCATCGTTTGTGTTAATTGTGATAGCCCCAAGTGTGAGGGTGACTGTAAGCCATGTATCAATTGCCTCAGCTCTAAGTGTGAGTGTGAGTGTGAGCCATGCCCTAAGCCTCCTTCACCCTGCCCTAAATGGTGCAACTGTCATAAATGCTATGTGCCCTATCAACAACCTTGTTATTACCCTTATCCTCCCCAAGTAGTATGCTATGATACATGCCCTGATTCTCCTTGCTCCATCATGTGA
- the LOC100817981 gene encoding uncharacterized protein isoform X2, producing MKQKIVIKLQMDCDKCRNKALKIAAEVRGVTTVSLEGDDNDRVAVSGVNVDMVCLANQLKKKFSSVTILTVVDLVKEEEAKKKKDEEEKKKKEEAEKKRKEEEERLKKMLRSVLCKKCKSSSCHGKCDTACCTKCESIHCGGDCFIVCVNCDSPKCEGDCKPCINCLSSKCECECEPCPKPPSPCPKWCNCHKCYVPYQQPCYYPYPPQVVCYDTCPDSPCSIM from the exons ATGAAG CAAAAAATAGTTATCAAGCTGCAAATGGACTGCGACAAATGCAGAAACAAAGCCCTAAAAATTGCAGCAGAAGTACGAG GTGTAACTACGGTGTCCCTGGAAGGGGACGACAATGATCGCGTGGCGGTGAGCGGTGTGAATGTGGACATGGTTTGCTTGGCCAACCAGCTGAAGAAGAAGTTCAGCTCCGTGACGATTCTCACCGTGGTAGACCTAGTTAAAGAGGAGGaggcgaagaagaagaaggacgaggaggagaagaagaagaaggaagaggccgagaagaagaggaaggaagaggaagaaaggttgaagaagatgctgCGTTCTGTTCTTTGCAAAAAGTGTAAAAGCTCCAGTTGCCATGGTAAGTGTGACACTGCATGCTGCACAAAGTGTGAAAGCATCCACTGTGGTGGAGACTGTTTCATCGTTTGTGTTAATTGTGATAGCCCCAAGTGTGAGGGTGACTGTAAGCCATGTATCAATTGCCTCAGCTCTAAGTGTGAGTGTGAGTGTGAGCCATGCCCTAAGCCTCCTTCACCCTGCCCTAAATGGTGCAACTGTCATAAATGCTATGTGCCCTATCAACAACCTTGTTATTACCCTTATCCTCCCCAAGTAGTATGCTATGATACATGCCCTGATTCTCCTTGCTCCATCATGTGA